In one window of Hyla sarda isolate aHylSar1 chromosome 1, aHylSar1.hap1, whole genome shotgun sequence DNA:
- the CCNG2 gene encoding cyclin-G2: MKDLAVMDNTSNEAFKLLKQLRIHLEQENKYQPREKGLILIEATAENDNTICPKSRNAKVEDLWSLTNFFGLSMETFVLAVNLLDRFLAIMKVKPKHLSCIGVCCFQLAARVVEEDCNVPSVHDVIRISQCKCTVSDIKRMEKIISEKLHFEFKATTALTFLHLYHTIVLCHSSERKEVLSLEKLEAQLKACNCRLIFSKAKPSVLALCLLTLEVETLKSLELFEIALRVQKHSKVNDTDMLYWRELVSKCLADYSSPECCKPDHKKLVWIVSRRTAQNLHNSYYSVPELPTIPEYDYMNESESDDSCEDMSSGEDSLSSSPPSDLEASFSFDDYKPKLKCRSRHLYPL, encoded by the exons ATGAAGGATTTGGCAGTCATGGATAACACCAGCAACGAGGCCTTCAAGCTCCTTAAGCAGCTCCgtatacacctggagcaggagaaCAAGTACCAGCCCAGGgagaagggcttgatcctcatagaGGCCACTGCAGAG AATGACAATACAATCTGTCCTAAATCCAGAAATGCAAAAGTAGAAGATTTATGGAGTCTAACAAACTTCTTTGGCTTAAGTATGGAGACCTTTGTTTTGGCTGTGAACCTCTTGGATCGGTTTCTGGCCATTATGAAG gTGAAGCCAAAACACCTCTCTTGTATTGGTGTGTGCTGCTTTCAATTGGCAGCACGAGTTGTGGAAGAAGACTGCAACGTCCCATCCGTCCATGATGTGATCCGCATCAGCCAATGTAAATGCACTGTGTCCGACATAAAACGGATGgagaaaatcatttcagaaaaattgcACTTTGAATTCAAAGCAACCACTGCCTTAACCTTCTTGCACTTATATCACACAATAGTTCTCTGCCATTCCTCTGAGAG gaAAGAAGTATTGAGCCTTGAGAAACTGGAAGCACAGCTGAAAGCTTGCAACTGCCGGCTTATTTTCTCCAAAGCAAAa CCCTCAGTGTTAGCCTTGTGCCTTCTTACGCTCGAAGTAGAAACCTTGAAGTCTTTAGAACTATTTGAGATAGCTCTTCGTGTGCAAAAACATTCAAAG GTAAATGACACAGACATGCTTTATTGGCGGGAGCTGGTATCAAAATGCCTAGCAGATTATTCCTCCCCCGAATGCTGCAAACCTGACCACAAGAAGCTTGTATGGATTGTGTCAAGACGCACAGCACAGAACCTCCATAATAGTTACTATAGTGTTCCAGAGCTGCCAACTATTCCAGAGTATGATTATATGAATGAGAGTGAGAG TGATGATTCATGTGAAGACATGAGCAGTGGAGAAGACAGCCTGAGCAGCTCCCCTCCAAGTGACCTTGAGGCGTCTTTCTCTTTTGATGACTACAAGCCAAAACTGAAATGCCGTAGTCGTCACCTTTACCCTTTGTAG